Part of the Chrysiogenia bacterium genome, TTCGCGCGCGGGTTTGAGCGTGAACATCGGCGGGTTCTTGTAGGGCGCATCCTGCGCCTTGCCGCCGGGGATGTAATAGCGCGCGAGCACGCGCTCGCTGATTTCCTGCACGGGAAAGGATGCAAGAGCGCGGCGCATGTGGCCGCCGGAATCCCCGTCCTGGAGCCTGCGCACCAACACGTGGGTGAGCGCGGTGCCCGAGACCACGCCCATCTGCCCGGAGAGCGCAACAGCGCGCGCCAGCCGCCAGTCCGATACGCCAATGCCCATACCGCCCTGAATAATCCGGGGTTGATTCATACTGCCGCCTTCCGAGTGCCCGGGAACGGGCTGCACCCCCGGAAGACAATCCGGTCGCGCCCCGCGGGTGACACCGATGTTCAGTCAACCCGATTCTGCCACCCGAGCGATATGACGAACGTCATCTTCGCGCTGCCCTGCTTCCCGGTTAGAGTCGGTTGCGAGGCCCAAATAGTGGGCGCTAGCCTGTCGTTCTGTTCTTTGAGGCCCCGGGAGCAGAAACCCGCACCGCGCGCCTCTGGAGGAAATTCAATGGCCGAATCGCTGCTTCAGGACTTCACAGCGCCCTACAGTCCCTTTGAGTCATTCATGTATGACTACTTCATCGCCGGGGCGGTGGGTGACTTCGTCAAGGACGCGATGGACGAGTTTCTGGGAGAAATGCCCAGGGGCGCCAGCATCCTCGAAGTCGGTTGCGGCGGCGGCCATCTTGCCACCGAGATCATGCGTCGGCGCCCGGACCTCGAGTTCACGGGTCTGGACCTCTCCCACGAGCAGATCGCCCGCGCGAGAAAACGCAATCAAAACTCGCCGGGCAACCCGCGTTTCGTGCAGGGCTCGGCGCTCGAACTCCCCTTCGATGAGGGAAGCTTCGACGGAATCTTCAGCGTGGCCTCCATCAAGCACTGGCCCGACCAGCGCCTTGGTGTGAGCGAGTGCGTGCGCGTGCTTCGCCCCGGCGGCACGCTGCTCATCGCCGAGGCCGATCGCGGCTGCAAGCTCGAGGACGCCCGCAACTTCGTCGCCCACTGGCGTATCCCCGCCGCGCT contains:
- a CDS encoding class I SAM-dependent methyltransferase → MAESLLQDFTAPYSPFESFMYDYFIAGAVGDFVKDAMDEFLGEMPRGASILEVGCGGGHLATEIMRRRPDLEFTGLDLSHEQIARARKRNQNSPGNPRFVQGSALELPFDEGSFDGIFSVASIKHWPDQRLGVSECVRVLRPGGTLLIAEADRGCKLEDARNFVAHWRIPAALRPIALMGFRTFVAGQGIDEGEALAHLKSQPLKDCEVQKQPGMPSLALVGKKKAKKKSP